Proteins co-encoded in one Nitratireductor kimnyeongensis genomic window:
- a CDS encoding multidrug effflux MFS transporter, with the protein MEKKILSRSATPPHIVTLVIATATAAVSMNVFLPSLPGMALYFQADYSIVQLAVSLYLAATAVLQLGIGPASDHFGRRPVMLTCFAIFILATIAALIAPNITVFLICRVMQAFAAAGMVLSRAIVRDTVGADEAASRIGYITMGMTLAPMLGPLIGGFLDELYGWKATFYLILGFGIISFVVVYLDLGETNRNPSASMTAQVKNYPELFRARRFWGYTATAAMASGAFFAFLGGGPYVATEILDLTPSQYGMYFILISVGYMIGNFLTARFSRRIGINPMMLAGNILASLGLVLSLVLFAAGLLHPMSLFGPSFFVGIGNGMTMPNANAGIVSVRPHLAGSASGLGGALQIGGGAALSVIAGLVLSRETGPFPLIWVMLASSTLAIVASLYVIYVARQAGNI; encoded by the coding sequence ATGGAAAAAAAAATCCTATCTCGCTCAGCAACACCGCCTCACATCGTGACACTCGTGATCGCGACCGCGACGGCGGCCGTTTCCATGAACGTTTTCCTGCCCTCCCTTCCTGGCATGGCTTTGTATTTCCAAGCGGACTACAGCATCGTTCAACTGGCGGTTTCGCTTTACCTTGCGGCCACAGCCGTCCTTCAGCTGGGGATCGGCCCCGCTTCGGATCATTTCGGTCGCCGTCCGGTCATGCTTACCTGTTTCGCAATATTCATTCTGGCAACCATCGCCGCACTGATTGCGCCCAACATCACCGTTTTCCTGATCTGTCGGGTGATGCAGGCCTTCGCCGCCGCCGGCATGGTTCTCTCAAGGGCTATCGTGCGCGACACGGTCGGTGCGGATGAAGCGGCAAGCCGAATAGGCTATATCACCATGGGCATGACGCTCGCTCCCATGCTTGGGCCCCTGATCGGAGGGTTTCTGGATGAGCTCTACGGATGGAAAGCAACGTTTTACCTGATCCTCGGCTTCGGGATCATCTCGTTCGTGGTGGTGTATCTCGACCTGGGCGAAACAAACCGCAACCCATCCGCCAGCATGACGGCCCAGGTAAAAAACTATCCCGAGCTTTTCCGCGCCAGACGTTTCTGGGGCTACACGGCAACCGCCGCCATGGCGTCAGGAGCATTTTTTGCATTCCTCGGCGGCGGCCCCTACGTCGCCACGGAAATTCTCGATCTGACGCCATCTCAATACGGGATGTATTTCATCCTGATCTCGGTCGGTTACATGATCGGAAATTTTCTTACTGCTCGCTTCTCGAGGCGGATCGGTATCAATCCCATGATGCTTGCGGGCAATATTCTTGCCTCTCTCGGACTTGTTCTTTCGCTGGTGCTTTTTGCAGCAGGGCTTCTTCATCCGATGTCGCTTTTTGGTCCCTCATTCTTCGTTGGCATCGGTAACGGCATGACCATGCCAAATGCCAATGCGGGCATTGTCAGCGTCAGGCCGCATCTTGCCGGTTCGGCCTCGGGCCTCGGCGGGGCCCTGCAGATCGGCGGAGGAGCGGCGCTTTCAGTTATTGCCGGGTTAGTGCTTTCTCGGGAAACCGGCCCATTCCCGTTGATATGGGTGATGCTCGCATCCTCCACGCTCGCCATCGTCGCATCGCTTTATGTGATCTATGTTGCCCGCCAGGCAGGAAACATCTGA
- a CDS encoding ABC transporter substrate-binding protein, with protein MRISRRIALALPAAALALAVGSAHAQDMMKLKIGTEGAYPPFNNLTADGSLEGFDIDIAKALCEEMKAECEFVTQDWDGIIPALQAGKFDAIVASMSITEERKKQVDFTNKYYNTPPALVVPRESDIAGTSPEDLAGKVIGAQGATTHANFAETTFADSDVKVYPTAEEYKLDMVNGRLDAVIDDIIVLQEFLDSDDGACCKVLGTLTPREDIYGPGIGIAVRQGEDELREKLNAAITVIRENGKYKEINDKYFTFDAYGD; from the coding sequence ATGCGAATTTCAAGGCGTATCGCGCTTGCACTGCCTGCGGCAGCTTTGGCTCTGGCAGTGGGCTCGGCTCATGCCCAGGACATGATGAAGCTCAAGATCGGCACCGAAGGCGCCTATCCCCCCTTCAACAACCTGACCGCAGACGGCTCTCTTGAAGGGTTTGACATCGATATCGCCAAAGCGCTTTGCGAAGAGATGAAGGCTGAATGCGAGTTCGTCACGCAGGACTGGGACGGTATTATTCCCGCGTTGCAGGCGGGCAAGTTCGACGCCATCGTGGCTTCCATGTCAATCACGGAAGAGCGCAAGAAACAGGTCGACTTCACCAACAAGTATTACAACACACCACCCGCACTGGTCGTGCCCAGGGAGTCGGATATTGCCGGCACCTCCCCGGAGGATCTGGCGGGCAAGGTCATCGGCGCACAGGGGGCGACGACCCACGCGAACTTTGCCGAAACCACCTTCGCCGATAGCGATGTGAAGGTCTATCCGACCGCGGAGGAATACAAACTCGATATGGTCAATGGACGGCTCGATGCCGTCATCGATGACATCATCGTTCTGCAAGAGTTTCTCGACAGCGACGACGGCGCCTGCTGCAAGGTTCTGGGCACACTTACCCCGCGTGAGGACATTTACGGCCCAGGGATCGGCATTGCTGTGCGTCAGGGCGAAGACGAGCTTCGCGAAAAACTGAATGCCGCCATCACAGTCATTCGCGAGAATGGAAAATACAAGGAAATCAACGACAAGTATTTCACGTTCGACGCTTACGGCGACTGA
- a CDS encoding DMT family transporter — MSFSPNARGALFMSVAMAGFTVNDGLTKLVAENMNMAQVMLVRGVMATLVMMLLAWHWKALKAPRAIFHPMVALRVAGETGATICFLSALAHMPIANLAAVMQALPLAVTLGAAFVLGEPVGWRRWSAILVGFIGILIIIRPGFDAFNAYSLYGVAAVAFATMRDLTTRKIPPDIPSPLISAATAASVTIAGAVLLAPYGGWTPMSGADFTVLVGATLCIVCGYHFIVLSLRAGELSFIAPFRYTALLWAIGLGIVFFADWPDRVMIAGALLVVCSGLYTLYREQIVNRTKPAAKSTSPGMATEGT; from the coding sequence GTGTCGTTTTCGCCGAATGCGCGCGGTGCGCTTTTTATGTCCGTTGCCATGGCTGGCTTTACCGTCAATGACGGCCTGACAAAGCTAGTGGCCGAAAACATGAATATGGCGCAGGTCATGCTGGTGCGCGGGGTCATGGCTACGCTGGTCATGATGCTGCTCGCATGGCACTGGAAAGCGCTGAAAGCGCCGCGCGCCATCTTCCACCCCATGGTAGCCTTGCGCGTCGCGGGCGAGACCGGTGCCACCATCTGTTTCCTTTCGGCCCTTGCCCATATGCCGATTGCCAACCTTGCAGCCGTCATGCAGGCACTTCCACTAGCTGTGACACTCGGCGCGGCCTTCGTTTTGGGCGAGCCCGTTGGTTGGCGCCGCTGGAGCGCCATTCTGGTGGGTTTCATCGGCATCTTGATCATCATTCGGCCCGGCTTCGATGCCTTCAATGCCTATTCGCTCTACGGTGTGGCAGCAGTGGCCTTTGCCACGATGCGTGATCTCACGACCCGGAAGATACCGCCAGATATCCCCTCTCCCTTGATTTCTGCTGCGACCGCCGCCTCGGTGACGATTGCCGGCGCCGTTTTACTCGCACCCTACGGAGGCTGGACACCGATGAGCGGAGCCGATTTCACTGTTCTTGTGGGCGCCACATTGTGCATTGTTTGCGGCTACCATTTCATCGTGCTGTCGCTGCGGGCAGGCGAGCTCTCCTTCATCGCACCCTTCCGCTATACAGCGCTCTTATGGGCCATCGGGCTTGGCATTGTGTTTTTTGCCGACTGGCCCGATCGCGTGATGATTGCAGGCGCCCTGTTGGTCGTATGTTCAGGTCTCTACACGCTTTACCGCGAACAGATCGTCAACCGAACGAAGCCTGCCGCAAAAAGCACCAGTCCCGGAATGGCCACTGAAGGCACATGA
- the mobA gene encoding molybdenum cofactor guanylyltransferase MobA gives MSLGVAGVILAGGTAQRMGGGDKGLLRLNTKTIIETVMERLAPQVDRMVLNANGDPQRFASLGLEVVADPLPEPMGPLGGVLAGLEWAEENAPGLSHIVTAAADTPFLPADLVPRLMDAALVSGGPAMARSNGALHPVFALWPLPLANDLARHLISGGTRRLRAYACERHNTAFVDFPCSPDADPFFNINTPEDLQTARERHQREAM, from the coding sequence ATGAGTTTGGGCGTAGCAGGGGTCATCCTCGCCGGTGGAACGGCGCAGCGCATGGGTGGCGGCGACAAGGGACTGCTGCGTCTCAACACTAAAACGATCATCGAAACGGTGATGGAGCGGCTAGCACCTCAGGTCGACCGCATGGTGCTCAACGCCAACGGCGACCCGCAGAGGTTCGCTTCGCTGGGGCTTGAGGTGGTTGCAGATCCCCTCCCCGAACCCATGGGTCCGTTGGGCGGCGTTCTGGCGGGCCTTGAATGGGCGGAAGAGAACGCACCCGGGCTTTCCCATATCGTGACAGCTGCAGCAGACACGCCTTTTCTTCCTGCAGACCTTGTTCCGCGCCTGATGGATGCGGCTCTTGTTTCAGGAGGGCCCGCAATGGCGCGCAGCAACGGCGCACTTCATCCGGTCTTCGCTCTCTGGCCTCTGCCACTCGCCAATGACCTAGCCCGCCATCTTATCAGCGGCGGAACCCGTCGCCTCCGCGCCTATGCTTGCGAGCGACACAATACGGCTTTCGTGGACTTTCCCTGCAGTCCCGACGCCGATCCGTTCTTCAATATCAACACGCCCGAAGATCTCCAGACGGCGCGTGAAAGACACCAAAGGGAAGCAATGTGA
- the mobB gene encoding molybdopterin-guanine dinucleotide biosynthesis protein B — MIQAVFGIVGWKNSGKTTLAAALVTELTKRGFRIATLKHAHHAFDIDHEGTDSHRHRTAGAKEVAIVSGKRWAIIHELDGAQEPPLTEMLARLSPCDLVLIEGFKRENHPKLECRRQEARNLTFLAAEEPTIVAVAADHETETGDLPSFDLGEVEQIADFIVRHTGIGRPAR; from the coding sequence GTGATACAGGCGGTTTTTGGCATTGTAGGCTGGAAGAATTCCGGAAAAACCACCCTTGCGGCGGCTCTTGTCACGGAGTTGACGAAGCGCGGTTTCCGCATTGCCACCCTGAAACACGCTCACCATGCTTTCGACATAGATCATGAAGGCACCGATTCTCACCGCCACCGAACCGCGGGAGCCAAGGAGGTGGCAATCGTCTCCGGAAAACGCTGGGCGATCATTCACGAATTGGACGGAGCACAAGAGCCGCCCCTGACCGAAATGCTCGCACGCCTTTCACCGTGCGACCTCGTCCTGATCGAAGGTTTCAAACGCGAAAATCATCCAAAGCTGGAATGTAGGCGGCAAGAAGCGCGCAATCTGACCTTCCTGGCAGCAGAAGAGCCGACCATCGTCGCTGTTGCCGCAGACCACGAGACTGAGACAGGCGATCTTCCATCGTTTGATCTCGGAGAGGTGGAGCAGATCGCCGATTTTATCGTTCGCCACACAGGTATCGGCCGGCCAGCTCGCTAG